GACTTTCCAACTCCATCGAGAGTAATGAGAGCTCTAAATACAATGAACCAATCTCGAGGTAAGTAGATTCGATGAGTTCTTAATGTCTCGGCTAATGTTCTTAGAACAATTGTGAAGTCTGTTTGTTGAACAGTTAGACCCACAAAGGGAGAAAGAGAATCTCTTAAGTCCTTAACTAATGTATCTACATCAGGAATCTCATCATATTCTGCGACATCAAGAAATTCATAAACTAAGTTTTCATAATCATTGGTAACAAGAGCATATAAAATCGCAACAAAATTCATGCGACTTTTTTTACTTAATGTTCCCATTAAACCGTAGTCTATGATTCCAACTTTTCCATTTGGAAGATAAAAGAAATTTCCGCCATGTAAATCAGCATGAAAGAAACCATCTAAAAGAAAAGTTTTGATGATAACACCAACACCCTTTTCAATCTTTTCTTTAATCGAGTCTATTTCTTTATTTACATTATCTATGTCACTAAAGGCGAAGCCTTCGAGCTTTTCCATAACAAGAAGATCTTTTGAGCAGAACTTCTTATAAATTTTTGGAATATAGAAGATTTCTTCTGGATCATACTTTGCAAGGTTTTGAGCAAAGCGAGTGCAGTTCAGTGCCTCGATATTAAAGTTAAGCTCATTTTGTAAGGAATGAGCGAAGTCTTTTAGAATACGACTGATTCCTAAATAACGAATATCTTCACTGGCCCTTTCCAGTTGAGAAACGAGAAAGATAACAATTGAAAGATCTGTTGTTATATCTTTTTCAATTCCCGGTCGCTTAACTTTGATAACAACTGGCTCACCTGTTTTTAGAAGCCCCTTAAAAACGACTCCAATAGAAGCTGTTCCAATCGGATTTGGGTCAATAGATTCGAAAACTTCTGTCCAATCTTTTTCTAGAGACTCACTAATGACATCTTGAACCTCGTTAAAAGGAACTGGTTTTACTTTATCCCTTAGCATTTGCATTTGTTCAATAAATTCTGCAGGAAAAATGTCTTCTCTTGATCCCATAAGTTGACCTAGCTTAATAAAAGCTGGCCCAAGCTCTTCAAAACTTTTCCTAAGTCTCTCGCCAACATCTCGTGCTAGATCTTCATCAGTCTTACCTTTTTTAATCTGCTCTTCAATTGTATCAGTGCCACTCGCCTTCTCAGGAAGCGATAATCCAGGAATCTTTGACATGGTGGCCCTTAGAACCAAACTATCAAATCCATTGCGCATAAGTACTGAGATGATTTCTCGCAATCTCCCAACGTTTCTTATTGTTTTAGAAAGTTGAATACCTGTCTTTATAAGGCCCATAATTTGTCCATTTGAAATTTCATATACTTATATTTTAATCAGCATTCCTCTAAATGCCTAGACGGCAAGGCTTATACAATTCATTTGGTCTATTCTCGTAGAAATTCACGACTTAAAATGGTAAAAAGAATATTCAAGCATTGGAGACAATAGTTGAGTAAATTTATTTTTATTATTTTAGCTTTTTCACTTTCACTAACTTCATTCTCACAAGAGACATGTAGTCGTGTTGCCGTTATCAATTATCAAGAAGTTCTTGTGGATACGAACTCAACTCAAAAAGGTGAAGGACTGCGTTATCATCTTGAAAAAGATGAAGTCGCAATGAAGTATCTAAATAAATATCAAGAGGGCACTAAGACAAAGTGGCAGAATGCCGCACTTGGAACTGTTGGAACATCTTTATTATTAACAGGACTTCTTAGTAGCAGCAGTAACTCGACAAAAAAGACTCTTCTTATCGGTGGAAGTGCAATTATCCTTGTAAACTTCCTCATAGCTAAAACCTATGAAAGGGCCAACGAAGAAAATTTGAACAGAGCGATTGAAGAATATAACAAAAGAAACTTACCAAGAATTTACTTTGGTCCCGACCTCGACTCCAGTGGGGAAAGCGAGAAGACGGGAGCAAAGTTTTTTATCGACAAGAGCTGGAGTTTTTAATGTTTAATGATAATAAGGCAATAACCTGCTATAATTGCAATAAAGAACTTAGCTTAACGACTGGTCAGAAAATTCTACGTAGTGAGGAATGTCCTCATTGCTACGCCTCTGTCCATTGTTGTAAAATGTGTAACTTCTATGACCCGTCTGCATATAATGAATGTCGTGAATCGAGTGCAGACAGAATTGTTGATAAAGAGAAGGCAAATTTCTGTGACTACTTTATTCTTAAAGGAACCGGAAATAGCGGTAGTGATAGCGACGATATCATGGCCCAGGCAA
This region of Halobacteriovorax sp. GB3 genomic DNA includes:
- a CDS encoding ABC1 kinase family protein; the encoded protein is MGLIKTGIQLSKTIRNVGRLREIISVLMRNGFDSLVLRATMSKIPGLSLPEKASGTDTIEEQIKKGKTDEDLARDVGERLRKSFEELGPAFIKLGQLMGSREDIFPAEFIEQMQMLRDKVKPVPFNEVQDVISESLEKDWTEVFESIDPNPIGTASIGVVFKGLLKTGEPVVIKVKRPGIEKDITTDLSIVIFLVSQLERASEDIRYLGISRILKDFAHSLQNELNFNIEALNCTRFAQNLAKYDPEEIFYIPKIYKKFCSKDLLVMEKLEGFAFSDIDNVNKEIDSIKEKIEKGVGVIIKTFLLDGFFHADLHGGNFFYLPNGKVGIIDYGLMGTLSKKSRMNFVAILYALVTNDYENLVYEFLDVAEYDEIPDVDTLVKDLRDSLSPFVGLTVQQTDFTIVLRTLAETLRTHRIYLPRDWFIVFRALITLDGVGKSLDMDLDLFGLFNKDISGIVKSNFKKEELLEEAMWSGRDILSASRTVPRHLKWFLKEWSKKGYAFEIIHRGHEEQLSMLSSSLIFLGNSLLSGIMVLAGVLLIKDVNVHSLKDIPTIAWIFWGISTVLILNALRILKRSN